CGAAGCCCGAGTCGGTGAGGCGCGTGTCCACCCCGACGATCTTGATGCCCTTGTCGTTGGCGGCCTTGAGGGGAGCGTACAGCGCGCGGCCGTCGTTCACGGCGATGGCGATGGCCTGCACGCCGCTGGCGGTCACGGCGTTGACCACCGGAGTCTGGAGGGTGGCGTCCCAGCGGGGCGCGCCCTGGATGGTCAGCTCCACGTCGCCCAGGCGCCGGGCAGCTTCCTGCGCGCCGCACTGCATCGAGGTGTAGAAGTTGTCGGTCGTCGTGCCCAGGATCAGGGCGATGCGGTACTTCTTGGCCGCAGTGGCCTTGGTCGTAGTGGCGCTCTGGGCACCGGCGCCGTGGGCGCTGGCGGCGAGGACGAGGGCAGACAGACCGGCGGTGACGAAGTGACGCATGTGGTTCTCCTTGGGGGTAGTCCTGTCGGGACCGGTAGAGGGGCGAGAAAAGGGGGTGAACTGGAGAGGTGGGTGCCGGAGCAGGGAAGGGGAGGCTCAGCCGCCCTCGGTCCGCCCCCGGCGCTTGACGAGGTCGATGTAGACGACGGCGATGAGCACGATGCCGACGATGATGTACTGCCAGTAGGGAAGGACCTGCATCATCACGAGGCCGTTGGAGAGGACGCCCGGGATGAAGACGCCGATGGCCGTGCCGATCACGGTGCCGGTGCCGCCGAAGAGGCTGGTGCCCCCCAGGACCACGCCCAGCAGCGCGGTGAGGTTGTCGTTCTGGTGGGCGGCCAGGGTGGTCGAGCCGTAGCGGGCCAAGCTCATGAAGCCTGCCAGTCCGGCCCCAGCCCCCGAGATGAGGTACAGGCTGATGGCGACGCGGTCCACGTTGATGCCGGCGCGGCGCGCGGCCTCGGCGTTGCTGCCGATGGCGCAGGTGTACTGCCCGAAGCGGGTCTGCGAGAGCACGAAAGCCCCGATGAGTACGGCGGCGGCGGCCACCAGGATAGGCACGGGCAGGCCCAGGATGCGGCCCTGGCCCAGCGTGTCGAGCATGACCTTGGGTACGGCGTACAGGTCCACGCCCCCGGTGAGGACGTAGGCGGCGCCCTGGGCGATGCTCAGGGTCCCAAGCGTCACGATGATGCTGGGTACGCGCGCCTTGACGATCAGAAAGCCGTTGAGCAGCCCGGCGAGCAGGCCGGTGCCCAGGCACACCACCAGACCCAGCAGCACCGCGCCCCAGCCGCCGTTGCTGCCGCCGGCCAGCGTCATGGCCTGGGTGCCCAGCACGCAGGAGAACACGAGGACGGCGCCGACCGAGAGGTCGAAGCGGGCGCTGGTCATGATGAAGGTCAGCCCCACGCCCAGCAGCACGATGCCCGAGTAGTCGACGAGCAGCGTCTGGAGGTTGTAGAGGGTGGCGAACTTGCCCGGAAACAGCGCGGCGAAGATAGCCATGACTACCAGGAGGGTGCCGGCCGTCAGGGTCGCCTGCGATCCCAGGAGGCGGCGGGCAGCGAGTTTCAGGGGCGAGGCCGGCGCGGCGCCGGGCGTGCGCGAAAGGCTCATGCGGCTCCCGGAACGCTCAGGCCGGTCATGGCGGCCACGACGTCTTCGATGGTGGTGTCGTTCTTGTGGAACTGCGCGACGCGGCGGCCCAGGCGCAGCACTTCGATGCGGTCGGCGACCTCGAAGACGTGCTGCATGTTGTGGCTCACCAGCACGACCGCCACGCCCTGATCGCGGACCCGCAGGATCAGATCGTTGACGTGGCGCGCCTGCACCACGCCCAGGGCGGCGGTGGGTTCGTCCATCAGGACCATCTTGCTGGCCCACACCATCGCGCGCGCCACCGCGACGCCCTGGCGCTGTCCACCGGACATGCCGATGACCTTGGCCTGCGCGTCCTGGATGTTCACGCCCAGGCGGGTGAAGGCCTCGACCGTGCGCTCACGCATGGCCTTGCGGTCAATGACCCCCAAGCGGCCTAGCAGGCCAGGACGCAGAATCTCGCGGCCCAGGAACAGGTTGCCTGCCGGGTCCAGGTCCGGAATCAGGGCGAGGTCCTGAAAGACGGTCTCGATGCCCAGGCTGCGGGCGTCGAGCGGCGAGCGCATCTCGACTGGGCGGCCCTCGATCAGCACCTGACCCTCGTCGGGCCGGATGGTACCGGTGATGGCCTTGACCAGCGTGCTCTTGCCGGCGCCGTTGTCGCCCAGCAGCGCCACGACTTCGCCGGGATAGACGGTGAAGTCGGCGCCGCGCAGGGCCTCGACATGGCCATAACGCTTGGTAATTCCCCTCGTTTCGAGGAGGGGGGCGGAACCGGTGGGCGGCGAGTAGGTCATGGGCACCTCAGGGCAGGGCAAAGGCCGTCTCCAACAGGAAAAACGGCGGCGGGTACGAACAGCGGGGCGTGTCTCGGCAGATGCGCGGTGGGTTGTGACAACGTTGACATGATCGTAGTCATCTGGCATTTGACTGTCAAGACCCCACCCGTTCCTGTCGGGTGGACACCTAGTGCCACCGAGCCGGAAATTTCTGCGGCTGGCAGGGCTTTTGCCAAATCGGCTTCAAATGACCCCTCGTCTAGACCGCTGTAGAGACGCCGAATCGCTGAGCCCCTCCAGCTCTTTTCGTCTCGAGAAGCAAAAAAATCGCACAACTTTTCCGACAACGTTGTCATAGGATGAGTCATGCCTTTTCGTCTTCCCTATGGCCTGTCCGGTGCCCAGGCCAGCTTGGTGTCGGCCTGCCGTACTCCGGCCGGAGTCCGCGTTACCCGGTCAGGTGCCACGGCATGACCGACGCACCCGAGTCCAGGCCGGCGCGGCCTTTGCCCCCTCTGCGGTCAGCCTCTACACTCCCCCCTATGAGTTCCCGGCCCACCATGCACGACGTCGCCCGGCTCGCAGGGGTGAGCATCAAGACGGTGTCACGGGTGGTCAATCAGGAGCCGCGGGTGGACCCCGACACCCGCTCGCGCGTCCAGGTCGCCATCGAAGAACTGGGCTTCCGGCGCAACGAACAGGCGCGCAGCCTGCGACCAGGGCAGTCGACCGCCCTGATCGGGCTGGTGACGGGCGACCTGAGCAACCCGTTCTATTCCTCCATCGCACGCGGGATCGAGGAGGTCGCCCATGAATACGGCCACCTGCTGCTGACCGCGAGCAGCGAAGAGCAGCCCGGGCGCGAGCGGCAGGTCATTGAGGCGTTCTTGCAGCACAACGTCGCCGGGCTGGTGGTCGTGCCGACGCCCGAGGCGCACCTGCAGCTCACGCCGGGGGCGCTGCGCGGCATTCCGGTCGTGGCTGTCGACCGGCCCATCGGCACGTCGGGGCACTTCGACTCGGTCGTCCTGAACAACCGCGCGGGTGCACATGCGGCCGTGACCCACCTCCTGCGCGACGGTCATACCCGCGTGGCCATGATCGACGGCGACCCCGCGGTCTATACGGGCCGCGAGCGCACGGCCGGCTACCTGGAGGCCCTCGCCGAAGCCGGGATCGTGTCGGACCCCGCCCTGATTCTCCAGGGGTACCACGGCGACCGGCAGGCCGAGGCCGCCATGCACGTTCTGCTCGACATGGCGACTCGCCCCACGGCCGTCTTCGTGACCAACAACCGCATCGCGCTGGGGGCACTCAAGGCCCTGCACGCCCGGCGCCGCAGCCTCGCCCTGGCGAGCTTCGACGATTTCGAGCTGGCCGGTATCCTGCCCACCCCCATGACCCTGGTGTCCTACGACGCGGTCGAGATGGGCCGTCAGGCGGCCCGGCGGCTGTTCGGGCGCATCGAGCGCCGCGGCGGCCCGCCCGCCGACATCATCATCCCCGTCAAGTTGCACCTGCCCGAGGAGGCGAACTGATCCGGACCCCGGTTCAGGCCGGGCCGGCCGGAGCGTCGAGGGTCACCGGCTCACCGCCGCGCCGGGCGGATTCCTGCATCGCCAGCACGATCTCCTGGTCGAGCCGGGCCTGCCAGGGGCCGTAGCTGGGTTCCCCACCCATGCGGATCGCCTCTACGAGACTCAAGATGCAGCCGGCCACCCCGATCTCGTCGTCGTGCCACTGCGGGCCGTGCCCCTGGCGCGCGGGCCGGAAGGGATTGGCCCAGGTGACGGCCGGCAGCTGCGGGTCGCCCGTGTGGGCCACGATCTCGCGCAGCGCGCCGCCGTCGTTGCGCTCCAGGCGGCGTTCGAGTGTGATGAACTGCGGGGCCTCACCGTCGGGGGTCAGGAGGCTCAGGCGCTCCTGCACGTCCAGACCTACGCCGACGCTCAGGCCCATGCCGCGCTCGGCCAGGAACCGCCCCGAGCGCCACCAGCGCAGTGCCGAGTCATAACCCACGCTCGTCCAGTGGAAAAGGCCCACCTGCCCACCGTCGAACTCGACCAGCCCGTGCTCCTGCGTCTCCTGCCGGGGGCCACGGGTGTCTGCCAGCGGCGACCAGTGCGCCGCCAGGGGGTACTCGTGCACCGAGCCGCTGACCCGCAGGGGGCGCGCGCCGAAGCCCAGATAGCTGCGCATCACGCTCACGCCGTGATAGCCGTGCCCGGCAAAATCGTTGAAGGAGCTGTGAACCCGCCCGAACAGCCCGCTCTCCAGCAGCCGCAGCTTGATCTGCTCCATCGGGCGGCGGTGGAACTGCTCGGCCACCTCGATCTTGACCCCCCGGCTCCGCGCGGCGGCGATGATCGCGTCGGCCTCCGCCAGCGTCGGGGCGATGGGAGTCTCAAGCAGAACGTGCAGGCCATGTTCCACCGCCATCAGGCCGACCTCGCCGTTCGCCGCGCCCGCGACCGACACTACGGCGAGGTCGGGGGCAGTGTGCCGGATCAGTTCGGCGAGATCGGTGAAGTGCGGGACACCCAGGCTCTGGCCCAGGCGCGCGGCGCTGTCGGGGCTGCGTCCCCACACCGCCACGAGCTGCGTGTCCTGCGCCAGCCCGCGCAGGAGGGGGCCGTACAGGTAGTCCGAGCGGGCCGAGGTGCCGACGAGGGCAACCCGTAGGGGCTGGGAAGCGGAAGTCATGGCCTCAGCATAGGGCCGGGTGGGACCAGTTCCCGGAAACAGAGTGTATTCCCCGATACCGGACGCGCCGGAGCTGTCAATTTCCCCCATCGGGCGGAACCGTCATGAAGTTGTCCTTATATTGCCGGAAATGTGAATCGAGCGTATGGGACGGGGAAAAACAGACAAATTCATTCCCATTCGGCGTTTTGACAGATCTATCACAGTTCAATGTGGAGCTGTTGGTCTGGGTTGCGTAAAGTCCGCTCCTGCGTTTTGCCTGTTTGGAAGGCGAAAAACACCGTCCTAGAGGTTGAAAGACCTGTCCGCCCCTCCAGGTGTCCTCGGGTCAATTGCCTATGCCGGCATATTGACAGCGCTGTCAGGTGAGATTTTTTACAGTTCTCGCCGTTGGGTCGCTGGCGTGCAGGGCATGGCCGGTGCGGCCCCGGCCGGTTTCCGCCCTTCCTCGTCCCCGATCCAAAGGAGTGTTATGGCTATTTTCGGTGATCTCGCGCATCACACGCTCACCGATCTGTTCAAAGTCCTGAGTGCCCAGGCGGGAACCCTGTTCTTTCACCAGGCCTATCAGGGCCGGACAGTCGAGATGGTGCTGGAGGGCGGCGTCCTGAGCGCCCTGTACGTGGACGGTTTTCCGGTCCCCGGTGCGGCGCAGGCCCAGGCGACCGTGCAGCATCTGCACGCCCAGGGGCAGGGAGCCTTCGAGTTCCAGCCCCGGTCAGCCACGCCGGGCGTCGGCGCCCGTCAGGGAGCACGGCTCTACGCCCTCCCCCTGCACGACCTGCTTCAGGACACGCTGGCCCGGACCATTCCCGCCGATCAGCTCCCGCACCCCGAGACCCGGTTCGTGGCCCAGCCGTCCGGGGCCGAGGTCCCGGCGGCGCTCGTGCCGGGCTGGCAGCTGCTCGCCCCGAACCTGCGGACGGGGGCCAGCGCCGCCGAACTCGCGCGCCTGACTGGTCAGTCCGAGGCCGAGCTTCAGGCCACGCTGTACCGCCTACGCGCCGCCGACCTGATCGCTCCGCTGAGGACCGTGGCGCTCTCGGCCCCTGCGGTGGCTGATTCCTCCGGAGCACCCACCCCCTTGACGGCCGCGCCGGTGGCGGCCCCCGCCCCACTACTGCGCCGGCTGTTGGGCGCACTGCGCCGCCTCACCGGCTCGGGAGCCGCATGACCATCCTCAGCGCCCTTCCCCTGAAACTGGTCGTTTCCGGCCCGGTCGGGGCCGGCAAGACCACCTTCGTCCAGACCCTCTCGCAGACGCCCGTCGTCGCCACCGAAGCCGAGGCCAGCGAGGACATCGGCAAGGCCAACACCACCGTCGCCTTCGACTTCGGCACCCTCACTCTGGGTGGCCAGGAACTGCACCTCTACGGCACCCCCGGCCAGGACCGCTTCAGCTTCATGTGGGAGGTGCTGTGCGAGGGCGCGCTGGGCCTCGTCCTCCTCGTCGCTGGAGACCGCCCGCAGGACTTCTTGCCTGCCCGCAACATCTTCGAGTTCATCACCAGCCGCATCGCCGTGCCCTTCGTGATCGGCGTGACCCGCCAGGACCAGCCCCGTGTCTGGGCCCCGGCCGACGTGGCGCTGTATTTCGGCCTGCCCGAAGACCGCGTGCTGGGCCTGAACGCCACCTCTGAGGAAGACGCCCGCCGGGTGCTCGCGCACCTGCTGGAACTCACCCTGAACGCGGCCCCCACCGTTTCGTCTGCCCCGAATCCCGGCCCCTCGCCTCTTTTCTGACCCTTCAAGGAGCGTCCCATGACCGCAACGCTGAGCAAGCAAGACCGCCTGAACACCACCCTGAGCACCCTGCGCGCCGCCCTGCCGGAGCTGCGCGGCGCGCTGATTGCCACGGTGGACGGCCTGCCCATCGCCCAGACGATGGGCGCGGGCACCGACGCCAACCGCGTGGCCGCGATGGCCGCGACCGCCCTGGGCCTGGGCAAGCGCATCAACGACACGCTGGGCTCGGGCACCCTGACCGACATGAGCGTGGGCGGCAGCGACGGCCAGGTGTACATCTACGCGGCGGGCACCAAGGGCGTGCTGGCCGTGGTGGCCCCGACCGGCGTGAACCTCGGGCTGCTGCACATGGAAGCCCGCGACGCCGCCCAGGAAGTCGCCGGCATCCTGTAAGCCCCCGCCACCGGACTCTCCTGCCATGACCGCGTCCGGCGACCGCCTCAACACCATCCTTTCTAGCCTTTACCCCAGGAGAACTTCCATGACCACTGCCACCGATTCCTACGTCCGCAGCGAGCTGGGCGAATTCAGCTCGGTCGTCTGCTTCAAGGCCGTCATCGTCGGCGTCGAGGACACCCTCGGCCCGGACGGCGCCGCCGTCGTCTTCACCCGCGCCGGCAAGGTGCGCGGCCGTGACCTCGTGGCCAGCCTGGGCCTGACCGGCAGCAACGTGCCGGTCGAGCAGCTCGCCGGCTTGCTCGACCAGGCCATCGGCCGCGACGGCACCCGTCTGGCCGCCGTGACGCGGGCGTACCACGAGGGCGAGAACGTTGTCATCGAGACGCAGGACACCGTGTGCTCGGCCGGCGAGGCGCAGGGCAGCGACCGCAAGTGCACGTTCACGCTCGGCGCGGTATGGGGCGCGCTCGAAGCCGTGACCGGCAACATGTACCTGGGCGAGCATACCGACAGCGTGCTGCGCGGCGGCTCGAGCGACAAGTTCGTCTTCTCGCCGCTCTGAATCTCAGGGAGGCCCCGGTGATCTCCTGTTCATGTGGGGAGCGCCGGGGCCTTTTCCTATGGTTTCTCCGGGAGTGGCGGCCACCATTGACCTGGACGCGGAGAACAGAGAAGAGACGGCTGGTTCTGGCCTTCCCTGGAAGGGTTCGCGTCTGCTGGATGGGGAGAGGCCGGGGCGCAGAGGGAAGTGCTCCTGGAGAGGTTCCCACATGGTCGATGGCTTGGCCCGCGTTCAGTTGCCGGAATTCCTCGCCATACTGGGGCCATGAAACTTTCAGTGGCGCAAATCACGCGGGCGGAAGACGTGCGTGA
Above is a genomic segment from Deinococcus sp. Leaf326 containing:
- a CDS encoding ABC transporter permease — encoded protein: MSLSRTPGAAPASPLKLAARRLLGSQATLTAGTLLVVMAIFAALFPGKFATLYNLQTLLVDYSGIVLLGVGLTFIMTSARFDLSVGAVLVFSCVLGTQAMTLAGGSNGGWGAVLLGLVVCLGTGLLAGLLNGFLIVKARVPSIIVTLGTLSIAQGAAYVLTGGVDLYAVPKVMLDTLGQGRILGLPVPILVAAAAVLIGAFVLSQTRFGQYTCAIGSNAEAARRAGINVDRVAISLYLISGAGAGLAGFMSLARYGSTTLAAHQNDNLTALLGVVLGGTSLFGGTGTVIGTAIGVFIPGVLSNGLVMMQVLPYWQYIIVGIVLIAVVYIDLVKRRGRTEGG
- a CDS encoding ATP-binding cassette domain-containing protein; the protein is MTYSPPTGSAPLLETRGITKRYGHVEALRGADFTVYPGEVVALLGDNGAGKSTLVKAITGTIRPDEGQVLIEGRPVEMRSPLDARSLGIETVFQDLALIPDLDPAGNLFLGREILRPGLLGRLGVIDRKAMRERTVEAFTRLGVNIQDAQAKVIGMSGGQRQGVAVARAMVWASKMVLMDEPTAALGVVQARHVNDLILRVRDQGVAVVLVSHNMQHVFEVADRIEVLRLGRRVAQFHKNDTTIEDVVAAMTGLSVPGAA
- a CDS encoding LacI family DNA-binding transcriptional regulator, with amino-acid sequence MSSRPTMHDVARLAGVSIKTVSRVVNQEPRVDPDTRSRVQVAIEELGFRRNEQARSLRPGQSTALIGLVTGDLSNPFYSSIARGIEEVAHEYGHLLLTASSEEQPGRERQVIEAFLQHNVAGLVVVPTPEAHLQLTPGALRGIPVVAVDRPIGTSGHFDSVVLNNRAGAHAAVTHLLRDGHTRVAMIDGDPAVYTGRERTAGYLEALAEAGIVSDPALILQGYHGDRQAEAAMHVLLDMATRPTAVFVTNNRIALGALKALHARRRSLALASFDDFELAGILPTPMTLVSYDAVEMGRQAARRLFGRIERRGGPPADIIIPVKLHLPEEAN
- a CDS encoding Gfo/Idh/MocA family protein, with translation MTSASQPLRVALVGTSARSDYLYGPLLRGLAQDTQLVAVWGRSPDSAARLGQSLGVPHFTDLAELIRHTAPDLAVVSVAGAANGEVGLMAVEHGLHVLLETPIAPTLAEADAIIAAARSRGVKIEVAEQFHRRPMEQIKLRLLESGLFGRVHSSFNDFAGHGYHGVSVMRSYLGFGARPLRVSGSVHEYPLAAHWSPLADTRGPRQETQEHGLVEFDGGQVGLFHWTSVGYDSALRWWRSGRFLAERGMGLSVGVGLDVQERLSLLTPDGEAPQFITLERRLERNDGGALREIVAHTGDPQLPAVTWANPFRPARQGHGPQWHDDEIGVAGCILSLVEAIRMGGEPSYGPWQARLDQEIVLAMQESARRGGEPVTLDAPAGPA
- a CDS encoding ATP/GTP-binding protein, giving the protein MTILSALPLKLVVSGPVGAGKTTFVQTLSQTPVVATEAEASEDIGKANTTVAFDFGTLTLGGQELHLYGTPGQDRFSFMWEVLCEGALGLVLLVAGDRPQDFLPARNIFEFITSRIAVPFVIGVTRQDQPRVWAPADVALYFGLPEDRVLGLNATSEEDARRVLAHLLELTLNAAPTVSSAPNPGPSPLF
- a CDS encoding roadblock/LC7 domain-containing protein, yielding MTATLSKQDRLNTTLSTLRAALPELRGALIATVDGLPIAQTMGAGTDANRVAAMAATALGLGKRINDTLGSGTLTDMSVGGSDGQVYIYAAGTKGVLAVVAPTGVNLGLLHMEARDAAQEVAGIL